cacacacacacacacacacacacacacacacgcacacacacacacacacacacacacacacacacacagcacacacacacacacacacgcacgcacgcacacacacaccacacacacacacacacacacacgcacacacacacacacacacgcacgcacacacacatacacacacacacacacacgcacacacacacagacacacgcacgcgcacacacacacacacacacacacacacagacacgcacacacacacacacagacacacacgcacgcacacacacacacgcacacacacacacacacacacacacacacacacacacacacacacacacacacacacaaacacacagacacacgcacgcacacacacacacacacacacacacacacacgcacgcacacacacacacacacacacacacacacacacgcacacacacccacacacacacacacacacacacacacacacacacacacacacacacacgcacacgatGGTGCACAAGTGTGACAGACACAGTTGCACgctacgcacacacacacgcacgcagccacacacgcacacacacacacacgccacacacacacacacacacacacacacacacacacacacacacacacacacacacagcacacacacacacaacacaggacacaCGCACGTGTGTGTGCGTCGTGCACGTCAGTAGTGTGCAcgcaccacacacccacacacacacacacacacacagacacacagagtgtTGCACAGTAGGGAGTCTTGGGGAGTACAGGACCACATTCCCCAGAAGGCCATGGGCTGAAAAGCCTACAGCTGGATTAATTGTATTAGTGTTTAGtgatttgtgttatttgtttaattattctggCTGCTATAGCGTGTGTGGGGCCGAGTGGCCTAGTGAAGTGACAGCGTGTGTGTAATCGTTGTTGAATAGGGCACTGTTTAAACTTACGTTTGGTtaagtttgtgtttctgtgtagactgtgtttgtttgcttgactGGCCAGTTGTGTGTGTAGGGATTTGTGAACAGTTAGTAAGTACTctaaaacggagttaggttttctttttttttgtttttgtgtttttgtaaataaaaatagtgcaactgcactgttaaaacaaGTTCCTATGTGTTGGGTCAGTGTTTACGTGCTGGGAAAGATCCTTTCCTAATATATAcacctatatacatatatacatattatacacacacacacaggcaacaTATGCTTTCTAAAACACTGTCACTGTGGCCATAAGACAGCTACTTCTTTCCCTCTCTTATTAAAGGGTTGATACTCTAATATAAGTGATGCAGATTTGAAAGAATATTTATGTTATTGCATAAAatatcaaagggaaaaaaatgtagAAGAAAAATCTGAGAAAAATCAAAAGCTGAAACCCACACTGACGCAAAGGGCTTGTTTCTGTGTCCTCTGCACACAAGGTCAAGACCACTGAATTCATGCAGGCTTCCCATTCGCTGGTAACAATCTAGAGGCACCAATGAGGAACAACATCTGAAGCCTTAAGCCTCTGTACTGCTGACTGCTCTTAAACGAATCATCGTCCAGGTGGCTTACCCTAACTACCACATTTAGACAGAGTGCTGAGTCCAGCCAAATCTAAATTGGAAGCAGAATACAATCTTCAGTCAAATGTTAAACATTGCTAGACTGCCATTAGACAGTGCCAGACTAGGTTAATTtcttgtgtgttgttttattccCCTATTGTACAGTTCTCAGGTTAACATTAAAGCCAGTTGTATATAGCTGAGCCTTATTACACAAGGAATGAAAAGTCAATAACAATCAAACATAATtaatgcagtgtaaaaaaaaggCTTAGAAAACAAATTACTGGAATTTTTATAAATCCAACTTCTGTTTACGAATTGTACTGTACCACATACAAAAAGTTAGGACAGATGTGTTTCAACTGAATGTTTAACAAGAGCCAGAGGGACTTTTTGGAAAGTTTTATTAGAGAACAATGGAGCCTTTCTAACTAAATTGTACACTTTTTAATTCTTTGCATGGCTTTGGTTTAGGAGTGTTTCCTATGTTGTTAGGTTATGGTTAGTTTCTATTATGATTATGTTGAAGTAGCCCCACAGTGTTAGTAAACCACAGCACATGTTATTGAACTAAGCTGTATAAGCCATAACTTGAAAATGCTTTGCCATCTACCTAAGCAGTAATTCTTCACTTGGACATTGAAAGAAAAGCTATCATGTGCTGTGGTACATTGTAATGTTGTGAGATCCAAATTATGGTCTTGCATGGTAAAGGATAGCGTAAATCTCCACTTGCTAAGAGATATGTCTCTTTGGTGTCTGATACTGTCAGAAAACCAGCCACGATGCTGCTTTATTTAACCCCATATCAAAGGGCACAGTTATACTGCGTTTCTGTGTTACTCGTATGAATAATGCATatgaaattatctttttttatacaaagGATGTATTAAAGTATATGGAacatagtttttatttgtgtatatgtttCCCCCAGGGAGCAAATGCTGTTGTGACATACACAATTATCAATGGAGCCGAGGACAGCTTCCGCATTGACCCAGAATCAGGAGACCTGATAGCCACCAAACGCTTGGACAGAGAGCGCCAGTCAAAGTATTCTCTGTTAGTTCGAGCCGACGACGGCCTGCAGTCCTCAGACATGAGGATCAATATCACAGTCAGTGATGTGAACGATCACACCCCCAGGTTCTCCAGGAGCGTCTACTCATTTGACATTCCAGAGGACACCGCGGCAGGTATCCTCTCAAAGCTCTGTTTCATGAAATAACAGTTTAATGGTTGATCGGCTGTAGAAATCCAGGTGTCCGTATCCCATAGAGGTTTAGCACTCGTTATTTCTGTTTCAATAAACGTATTTACCCTCCTTCCAGGTTCCATTGTAGCCGCCATCTTGGCTACCGACGCGGATTCAGGTATCAATGGTGAGATCACATACTCTGTGGAAGAGGATGATGAAGATGGAGTGTTCTTACTGAACCCGGTGACTGGACTCTTCAATGTGACACGGCCCCTGGACTATGAAGACCAGCAGTACTGCATCCTCACAGCCCGTGCACAGGACGGGGGGAAGCAGTTCAGCACCGTGAGAGTTTACTTCAACATTCTTGACGTGAATGATAACCCTCCAGTCTTCAATGCAACCTCCTACAGCACCTCTGTGATGGAGGACCTGCTTCCTGGATCGACTGTTCTCACTGTTAAAGCCACAGATGCAGATGagggtatgttttattttattcaaccaTTCCTGCAGAGTTTGGGGCATTTGTTTCCATTATTCATCCCAGTCTGACACCTAATTTACTAAATATATTGACCCCTCATCAAAAACAGGCAATGCATTTAATAAGCAAGACTTCCCAAATGCGCAGTGGTGCTTTGCTGCCAATGTGAATTGACTGGGTGGGGCGTGTGttcttcattttatattaaacaatgggtttctgcaatggtgcTTGCCAATTGTCATATGGAATATTGTACGTTactggcattttttaaattatgtacttTTAATAAAAGAATAATATTATGCAGCAAGTTAATCAATTGCACATCTGCTCAAATAAAACAACGTTTTTGTAACAGCATTGTATCCCATTTTAAAGTAGCGTGCAAGTtttattaaacacaggctgaAGTCATGAATacaaaaactgttaaaacatCTGCATTGCTTCAACGACCAGGACCTTATGAATACCAGATAATAACATCTGTGATCCTCACAGCCATAAGATATAACTGTACACACATTGTATAAATGTAGTCTTTTTACAATTAAATTGTCTCTGTATTAAAGAGACCTTAatacttgttttttctttagtaaaCATTAAGTATTTTTTAATCCAGCTGTGTTCAAAACCGTTGTGTCTTTTGggtaaggttttttttcttctttttttacatgcaaattgACAGAAAATTTAAATGAACATGTTATGTATTTGTGCAAaccttatattttatttatttaaccttttttctGACCCATCACTTGAGGAGGTAAAGAATTGACTGCCTGGAGGCGGGAAGGGGAGGGCAGGCACACATTCAAGGAAATTGTCACGGTCTGCTTTCTTCCTGGGGCACCATCTCATCCAGGGTCCAACTAGACTTGTATTGACAAACATGCagaactatataaacataatcgGCACAGTGCTACACATATGCTATGGGGTGCTGTCCACTGTTGCCTTTGTAAAAGCGGCTATAACCTTCCAAGACAGTGTGATCTGCATGCATCTGTTGGTGTAAGAAGCTGCTATTATAACAGCATCCAGCCCATTTGGATATATTTCtgattgtgttgtttgttttgtttgttagtcaGCATGTAAAGTTGTGTATCAGTTAAATGACATCTGCAGATAATTGTATGCATATGTTACACAGCCTGTTGTGTTTTCATAATGAGTTGCAGCTATTCAAATAGTAATGTGCACTGGATCCCCTCAAGATCGGTCTGATACACAGGGTATGGAAACACAATCACGCTATTGTTACTTGTATTGCATCCCAAAACCTTCACTATTCGTATCTGAAACCTGATGCTGTCTGCTGACCCTGCCACTTCCAGTatattgtgtttcttgtttttcattcagAAAACGTTATTGTTAGAGCTTCCTGCTCCTTGACCTTACCAAACAGGGCAGTGGTTTCTATTGTAAGTACTGTGTGTTAGCTGAAAGATAAAATTAAAAGtgacctttaaaaacaaaatgtttgtttactggtAGGATGCATGGGAAATTTGGCTcattaactattttattatttgtctaGGTCTAAGGACTGCATGCATAGATTTTTAGATTAAAGGTTTGAATTTGGAAgctgttttaatataatttgttcaatgctgtttctgttttccaCACAGAAAATAATCGGACTCCAgatcagtatttatttaattaatgaagATATCTTATTAAAATAAGTGTAatattcaaattgaaatattGTAACTGTTTTAAACCGTATGAAGTTACTTTATTTGCTGTGCTTAAGTAATGCTATCAGTAAATAAAGATCAGCTTTTCTTTACTAAAGCAAGGGTTTCTCACAAATGAAGCAAGCTGTCTCAAGCTTATCTTTGTACGCCTTAGCTTATTTCCTTTGCTGTTCTGTGTAAAGCACTGTGATTATTTTGGGGTTTCAGCATTATTTTGTGGGAAGTATAAATTGTGGATCTGttcaaatttcatttttatagaTTAACCAGAATTATGTTTATATCCTCAGTATCAACATGAGATCTATTCTTTCAGCATAGGAAGCAAGTCTAAACACACTATATTATAAAAGTGTTTGTGGAAGGTCTTGACTTCGTATTTCAGATCAGTACAATGTGTACACATTTACTGAAGTGTGTTTATTATAGTAGGAAATCTGAAGTGACAGGGTGAAAGGTCAGTTCACCATTCCCAGTTCCTGGTTATGGGGCTCTTAGCTGTTTAACAGTAGCGCTACTTAATTCAATCAAGCAACAATAATTAAGACCCCTAGATGATTAAGACTAATTTTAGAGAATTAAATCATttgcataaaacaaaagaaaaaactatttgaattaaCTTGCTTTCTCTGCTTAACTAATCCACTTGTTTTGTTGtgcaatttataaaaatgtacaattgtgGAAAACTTTTCAGTCGTAATTATAACTGCAGAATGCAGGatctttttttcttcagatttcaGTCGAAGTTCCTTCTCAGTGGGGTATACATCCTGCAGGACCTAGAATATAATATACAACACcgtgtgtctacggtcctcagcggGGTATACATCGcttagaataaaatatataacactgtgtCTCGAAGGTCCTTCCCGTCGAGGTATACATCCTGCAGCacctagaataaaatatataacactgtgtCTCCAAGGTCCTTCTCAGCGAGGTATACATCCTGCAGCacctagaataaaatatataacaccgTGTCTCCAAGGTCCTTCTCAGCGAGGTATACATCCTGCAGCACctagaataaaatatacaacactGTGTCTCCAAGGTCCTTCTCAGCGAGGTATACATCCTGCAGCacctagaataaaatatataacaccgTGTCTCCAAGGTCCTTCTCAGCGAGGTATACATCCTGCAGCacctagaataaaatatataacactgtgtCTCCAAGGTCCTTCTCAGCGAGGTATACATCCTGCAGCacctagaataaaatatataacactgtgtCTCCAAGGTCCTTCTCAGCGAGGTATACATCCTGCAGCACctagaataaaatatacaacacCGTGTCTATTTAGATTTTCTATtgacaaaagtaaaaaataaataataaattgaataTCTATTCAAATTGTTTTTCACAGGGCCGAACTCTCAGATGTCATACAGCATTGCCTCAGGGGATCCTCTCGCACAGTTTGATATAGACAGCGACGGAGTTCTGAAAACCAGACTTGCTTTGGATCGGGAGTCTCAATCGTACTATAACCTTGTCGTCAGAGTTCATGACATGGCGCTTCTTCCAACGTCACGATTCACCAGCACAGCCCAGGTGTCCATCATTCTACTGGATGTCAACGATTGCCCACCAAGTTTCACCTCTCAGAGGATGACTTACATCCAGGAGAACACCCCTGTGGATACTGTCGTGTTTACAGCTCAAGCGGCTGACTCTGACAGTGGACCGAACAGCTACATTGAGTACTCACTGCTCAGTCCTTTGGGGAACACATTTAGCATTGGGACCATTGATGGG
This sequence is a window from Polyodon spathula isolate WHYD16114869_AA unplaced genomic scaffold, ASM1765450v1 scaffolds_1766, whole genome shotgun sequence. Protein-coding genes within it:
- the LOC121310163 gene encoding protocadherin Fat 4-like — encoded protein: VEITLQDINDNPPVFPFDMLDLTIEENIGDGFKIMQLTATDADEGANAVVTYTIINGAEDSFRIDPESGDLIATKRLDRERQSKYSLLVRADDGLQSSDMRINITVSDVNDHTPRFSRSVYSFDIPEDTAAGSIVAAILATDADSGINGEITYSVEEDDEDGVFLLNPVTGLFNVTRPLDYEDQQYCILTARAQDGGKQFSTVRVYFNILDVNDNPPVFNATSYSTSVMEDLLPGSTVLTVKATDADEGPNSQMSYSIASGDPLAQFDIDSDGVLKTRLALDRESQSYYNLVVRVHDMALLPTSRFTSTAQVSIILLDVNDCPPSFTSQRMTYIQENTPVDTVVFTAQAADSDSGPNSYIEYSLLSPLGNTFSIGTIDGRVRLIEELDREERSNYTVTIVATDKGEPSLSSSMDVTVIVLDVNDNNPIFSQNVYDVEIEEDTLSATDLIQVFASDADKGTNGQVRFSIIGGNDSKDFRIDSVTGIISVAKQLNRETCASYSLVVQASDRGSSPRTDIAKVNIMLLDVNDYTPAFELSPYTVNVQENLINLPHTVLQQTDS